ACGCCCGGCGGCTCGCCGACGAGTACAACCGGACGATCATCGACGACGAGGAGCGCGCCCTCGAACTGCTGGAGGAGTTGTTCGGTTCGACCGGCGAGGATCCCTATATTGAACCCGACCTCCGCTGTGATTACGGGTTCAACATCCACGTCGGCGACGACTTCTTCGCGAACGCGAACTGCGTCTTTCTGGACGTCTGTCCGATCGAGTTCGGCGACGACTGTATGCTGGGACCGGCCGTGCAGGTGTACACCGCGACCCACCCCGTCGACGCCGAGGAGCGCACGGCGGGGCTCGAATACGGCAAGCCCGTGACGGTCGGCGACGACGCCTGGATCGGCGGCAACGCGGTGCTCAACCCCGGCGTGACGATCGGTGACGGCGTCGTGATTGGCTCCGGCGCGGTTGTCACCGAGGACGTGCCGGACAATGTTGTCGTGGCTGGGAACCCGGCAGAGATCGTCAAAGAGCTCTGAGCACTCGACAGCTCAGATCAATCGATTGTCGTCCCGACCCGATCGCCAGCGAGGAACGGACCGACCGAATCAAGGTCGAAGATCGAGGCCTCGACGTCGAGTTCGAGCAAGGCCCGGACCTTCCCGGCCATCCCGCCGGTCACGTCGGTCGCGTCACTTGCGCCAAGCACCTCCGCGACGTCCTCATACGCCTCGATCCGGGAGATGACGGCATCATCATTATCGAGTACGCCCGGAACGGCGGAACAGAGCCCGACCCGGTCGGCGTCAACGCTCGCCGCCAGTTCGACGACCAGCTCGTCGCCGCTCACGACGGTCACCCCCTCGCCCGTGTGGCCGATCACGTCGCCGTGGAGTACGGGGACGAAGCCCTCGCCGAGCAGCGTTCGGACCTGCTGGACGGGCAAGGTCAACTCACCGCCCGTATCACGGCTCGCGGCCGAAAGCGGGTGGACGGGAACTGCGGGGACGTCGTGCTCGCGAAGCCGTCGCAGGACGAACTTGTTGAGGGTCTTCATCGCGCCGTGGATCGCGAGAACGCCGTCGGCATCTCGCGTTCCCTCGGTAGTCGAGACGCCGTAGTCGGCGGCGTTCGGGTGGCCGAAGCTCCCGCCGCCGTGGACGACGACCAGACCGTCGAGATCATCGACGGCATCACCGATGGCGGCCGCTGCGGCGTCGAGTGACTCGCCGTCGACTGTCTCCTCACGGTCCTTGTCGGTGACGACGCTCCCACCCAGTTTCAGGACGACCGTCATTGTTCCTCCAGACGGACGCCCTCACGATCGAGCCCGGCCCGGAACGTCTCCTCACAGCCCGGCGTGAACCGCAGTGCCGTCTCGGTCTCCTCGCTGTCGTCGAGTGCGACGATACAACCGCCGCCGCCTGCACCGGTGAGTTTCGCGCCGTACGCTCCCGCATCACGGGCGGCCCACACCATGTTGTCGAGTGATCTGGAGGAGACGCCGAGCGCTTCGAGTAGCCCGTGGTTGAAGTCCATCAGTTCGCCGAGGCGCTCGATATCCCCCTCGGCCAGCGAGCGCTCGCCCTCGCGCACAATATCGCCGATCGCCGCGACCGTATTCGCGGCGAAGCCGTAGGTCTCCCGGAGTTCGCGGACACCCGCGACGAGCTCGCCGGTGTCGCCCGCGCCGCCGTCGAAGCCGACCACGATCGGTAGGTCCGGCGCGTCAATGGCCCGGCAGTCGTCGCCCTCCACACGGACCGCGCCGCCCATCGCCGAGCAGAACGTATCCGCACGCGAGGCCTGCCCCTCCTGGACCTCGTACTCGGCCTGAAACGCCCGGTCGGCGATCTCTTCGGCTTCCAGTTCGACGCAGAGTTCGCGCGTCGCCGCGTCGATACCGGCCACCGTTACGGCTGCCGACGAGCCGAGTCCAGCACCCAGCGGAATGTCGCTCTCGATAGTAATATCGAAGCCAGCGTCCGGAGCGTCCGCCGCGTCTCTGGCCTGTCGAACTGCCGCGTCCACGTAGCCCATCGCGGCCTGAATCAGCGACTCGGAGACGTCGATGTCGGGCGCTGCGTCGGTCGCGCCGCTGTACTCGACCGTGAAGCCGTCCAGACTCAGATCGTCGGCGTGGACGCGGAGATGGCTGTCCTCGCGCTGTTCGACCGTCACCCGCGCCCGGCGCTCGATCGCACACGGCACTGCGGGTTCGCCGTACACAACGGCGTGTTCCCCGAACAGGTAGATCTTCCCGGGAGCGCTCGAAGTCGTCATGGCTCTCCCTGCGTGTGCCGGTATTACAATGGTTGCGGAACAACCCGTGGCCAACGGGTGGTCGTCAGTGTTAATACTGTAAGGATGTAACGTCCTAACAGCCAATGTCCGCCGACAAACGTATTCCGGTCACCGAGGAAACCCGGAAAGAACTACACGAGCTGAAAGAACCGGGGCAGACGTACGATGACCTGCTCCAGGAACTCGCCCAGGCACGCCGTCGTGAAGACCTTGAGCGTCGGTTCCAGGAACTCGAAGGGCAAGACGGCGACGAACTAACCGCGCTCGAAGATGTCTGAGTACGACGTGTTACTCGGCGAGGATGCGAGCGAGTTCCTCCCGGTAGCTGATGACAAGACCACCAGAGTCTGCAAAGAGAAGCTCGGCTATCTCGCCGACAATCCCTACCCTGGGCGAGGTCGCGGAGACAAAGAGAAGCTTCCGATCGACGGTCGCCGTGATCGGTTTCGAATGCACATTTCGCGGACGTACACGGCGATTTACACTGTAATCGAGGACGATCGTGAAGTCCGCGTTCTCGAAATCCTACCGATCGACGACGCGCACAAACGGTACGGGTTCTGAAAGTCCCTGTTCACTGCAGCCCGAGCGCCTCAGCGAGAGTATACCCGACCTCGACGTCGTACTCCTGTGCGGCCTCGAATGCCTCTCTGGCCTCGTTCTGATACTGCTCAGCGTCGACGAGGCTGCCGTCGTCTCGTGCTTTGACCTCCTCTGCGAACAACCTCGCTGCCTCTCCGTAGTACCGAGTGAAGCTCTCGGCCTCGCCGAGCAACTCGACAGCACCGTCCGCTTCGATAGATTCGGCGTCTTCGCGCATCTCGACCAGTTCCGCGTGGGACCAGTCGTAGTGCTCTGCTGCCTGTTCGAACGGTTCTATGGCCGCTTCCCACTCCTGATCTCCGCGATATTCTATCCCCTCATTAAAGCGGCTCGTCCCCTCGTTGATCCGCCCCACCGTCTCACGATACCGCTCGTGGATGTCGACGCGCGTCTCGTAGTCCGGGATCCGGTCGGCCGGATCCGCGGACATGATCGACTGTGGCTCGTCGTCGTGGCCCAGTCCGAGCGTGTGGCCGAGTTCGTGTTTGATCGTGACGAGCGTGAGGTCGTCGGAAAACCCGTCCTTGATCTCGACGCGCGCAGTTTCGGGGGCGCTGCCGGTGATGACAGGCGCACACCCGACGGCCTCCTGATCGTGGCCCTCGACCGAACACGTCTGGACGTCCTCGACCAGTTCGACCACGATGTCAGCGTCCTCGTGATCATCAAGCGTCGGTTCGAAGGTGTACTCGATCTCGTAGCCCGCGTACTCCTCGCTGTGATCCTCCCAGTAAACCATGGCATCGAGCAGCAGCCCCTCGAACCCCTCCCTGCCGACCTCGGTCTGATCGTCGAGGGTAACGGTTACCGGTAGGTTGGCCCAGGGGCGATCGGGACCCGTCGCCGCGGAGATGCGCTCGCCA
This DNA window, taken from Natranaeroarchaeum aerophilus, encodes the following:
- the mvk gene encoding mevalonate kinase; protein product: MTTSSAPGKIYLFGEHAVVYGEPAVPCAIERRARVTVEQREDSHLRVHADDLSLDGFTVEYSGATDAAPDIDVSESLIQAAMGYVDAAVRQARDAADAPDAGFDITIESDIPLGAGLGSSAAVTVAGIDAATRELCVELEAEEIADRAFQAEYEVQEGQASRADTFCSAMGGAVRVEGDDCRAIDAPDLPIVVGFDGGAGDTGELVAGVRELRETYGFAANTVAAIGDIVREGERSLAEGDIERLGELMDFNHGLLEALGVSSRSLDNMVWAARDAGAYGAKLTGAGGGGCIVALDDSEETETALRFTPGCEETFRAGLDREGVRLEEQ
- a CDS encoding sugar O-acetyltransferase, which encodes MPSEREKMVAGEMYDPEDQDLRDAHRHARRLADEYNRTIIDDEERALELLEELFGSTGEDPYIEPDLRCDYGFNIHVGDDFFANANCVFLDVCPIEFGDDCMLGPAVQVYTATHPVDAEERTAGLEYGKPVTVGDDAWIGGNAVLNPGVTIGDGVVIGSGAVVTEDVPDNVVVAGNPAEIVKEL
- a CDS encoding type II toxin-antitoxin system RelE family toxin, encoding MSEYDVLLGEDASEFLPVADDKTTRVCKEKLGYLADNPYPGRGRGDKEKLPIDGRRDRFRMHISRTYTAIYTVIEDDREVRVLEILPIDDAHKRYGF
- a CDS encoding isopentenyl phosphate kinase → MTVVLKLGGSVVTDKDREETVDGESLDAAAAAIGDAVDDLDGLVVVHGGGSFGHPNAADYGVSTTEGTRDADGVLAIHGAMKTLNKFVLRRLREHDVPAVPVHPLSAASRDTGGELTLPVQQVRTLLGEGFVPVLHGDVIGHTGEGVTVVSGDELVVELAASVDADRVGLCSAVPGVLDNDDAVISRIEAYEDVAEVLGASDATDVTGGMAGKVRALLELDVEASIFDLDSVGPFLAGDRVGTTID
- a CDS encoding DUF7557 family protein → MSADKRIPVTEETRKELHELKEPGQTYDDLLQELAQARRREDLERRFQELEGQDGDELTALEDV